The Oncorhynchus masou masou isolate Uvic2021 unplaced genomic scaffold, UVic_Omas_1.1 unplaced_scaffold_1227, whole genome shotgun sequence DNA window cctctaaccctaggaagctctttgccaccttctcctccctcctgaatcctcctcccccccccccctcctccctctctgcagatgacttcgtcaaccattttgaaaagaaggtcgacgacatccgatcctcgtttgctaagtcaaacgacaccgctggttctgctcacactgccctaccctgtgctctgacctctttctcccctctctctccagatgaaatctcgcttcttgtgacggccggccgcccaacaacctgcccgcttgaccctatcccctcctctcttctccagaccatttccggagaccgtctcccttacctcacctcgctcatcaactcatccctgaccgctggctacgtcccttccgtcttcaagagagcgagagttgcaccccttctgaaaaaacctacactcgatccctccgatgtcaacaactacagaccagtatcccttctttcttttctctccaaaactcttgaacgtgccgtccttggccagctctcccgctatctctctcagaatgaccttcttgatccaaatcagtcaggtttcaagactagtcattcaactgagactgctcttctctgtatcacggaggcgctccgcactgctaaagctaactctctctcctctgctctcatccttctagacctatcggctgccttcgatactgtgaaccatcagatcctcctctccaccctctccgagttgggcatctccggcgcggcccacgcttggattgcgtcctacctgacaggtcgctcctaccaggtggcgtggcgagaatctgtctcctcgccacgcgctctcaccactggtgtcccccagggctctgttctaggccctctcctattctcgctatacaccaagtcacttggctctgtcataacctcacatggtctctcctatcattgctatgcagacgacacacaattaatcttctcctttcccccttctgatgaccaggtggcgaatcgcatctctgcatgtctggcagacatatcagtgtggatgacggatcaccacctcaagctgaacctcggcaagacggagctgctcttcctcccggggaaggactgcccgtttcatgatctcgccatcacggttgacaactccattgtgtcctcctcccagagcgctaagaaccttggcgtgatcctggacaacaccctgtcgttctcaactaacatcaaggcggtggcccgttcctgtaggttcatgctctacaacatccgcagagtacgaccctgcctcacacaggaagcggcgcaggtcctaatccaggcacttgtcatctcccgtctggattactgcaactcgctgttggctgggctccctgcctgtgccattaaacccctacaactcatccagaacgccgcagcccgtctggtgttcaaccttcccaagttctctcacgtcaccccgctcctccgctctctccactggcttccagttgaagctcgcatccgctacaagaccatggtgcttgcctacggagctgtgaggggaacagcaccgcagtacctccaggctctgatcaggccctacacccaaacaagggcactgcgttcatccacctctggcctgctcgcctccctaccactgaggaagtacagttcccactcagcccagtcaaaactgttcgctgctctggccccccaatggtggaacaaactccctcacgacgccaggacagcggagtcaatcaccaccttccggagacacctgaaaccccacctctttaaggaatacctaggataggacaaagtaatccttctcaccccccttaaatgatttagatgcactattgtaaagtggctgttccactggatgtcataaggtgaattcaccaatttgtaagtcgctctggataagagcgtctgccaaatgacgtaaatgtaatgtaaatggttgcaagttcatatccctgagctgacatggtacacaTCTgtcaattaacccactgttcctagtccgttattgaaaataagaatttgttcttaactgctaTTCGGTGTTGATTAacattgtttctaaacattatagtaaaaaaagcttatttggggttctgatgggtaCAACAGTTGTACTAAGCTGATGaggcatgtgttatattcttcaagaatcaatggctgtaaataaataatttaaaagtcaCAATATGGATGTAGCAATTGCAGATTTCCGCCTTAACACCAAACATCAGTTCGAATGCAGAGTTTGTGCCTCTGTTgttaagacagtacttactagtgttaatcaGGGCCCGTTCATCGTTAGGACCATTGGATGCCTTAAGATgcgtttgggaaaccgggcccagatatCCAGGTTCCTCCTCCTTTTTCGATGTAACagtcatctcctccccctcctctttcacgCCATAAACTGCATCTTCCTCTCCTTTTACTGTGACATCATCCTcgtctttcactctgaacgcgtcctcctcttctttcacagtAACGGCCCCACTCTCTACATCTTGTTTTACTGTGATATCCTTCTCTTCATTAGAAGGAGAGTTGCTTAGTGACCGcatggtcggggatgttagctaggctaatgctaacttaaccagcccgctagctgaataataacaacaccgtaaatatgaaattaaatcGGAGAACTAACTAGACGATAGAAGTGGGTTTAAACACAGTGGCTAATATACACTAAAGCGTCTAAAGTAATGTATTGTTTCGCCTATTTTGTCCTGCAAGCTACCGAGCTGTCTGACTAACTGTTGTTGCTGTTGAAAGAAAcgttccgtccactagattatacgtcacaccagCAGCATCGCCTTAAAGTCTCAgaccgccatctgctgactggagtgggtaacgcagttgagtaaaatgtatattttatctTCAGACAACAAGTTAAAGTGTAGGAAGCATGAGTTTTTACTCACCAGtgtaacaacacagtgtggttAAATACTTAGTAAGCTATTTGTAGTCACGATATGGTTACCTATAAGGACAAACAGTTATGTTTTTGCGTTATTACATATTTATTAACTTATTTTGTGAACTCTTCCAAACTACCCAAAATGCAGTATTTCTTAAAtatatttatcctttatttaactaggcaaatcagttaagaacaaattcttatttacattgacggcctgcccctgccaaaccctaacccagagaggatgctgggccaattgtgggaaGAGTTACTCCCAGATTCCGTGTGGTTTTTGAGCTGTTAGTTGTGTGCTGCCctaagggactcccaatcacggcctgttatgatacagcctggatttgaaccaggatctgtagtgacgcctccagcgagatgcagtgccttagactgctgcgcagCTCGTGTGATAAAGGTGTGGGATTCTGGGTAATCCACAGCAGATTTATGGAGAACTTGAAAATTTAGTGGTCCTGAGATAGAAATGTATAAAATTGACATTACGTTTTAAATCATACATTAGCAATTTATGTTTTAGTAACTACTGTTGTTGGTTTGGCGTCAAGTCAGCCTCTCTTTATATGTTATTTGACAAATCTCAGTTTTCCATGTGGGTTTTATGCTAAAGTTCCCTCTTTCAAGTTGGTATCTAACTGGAAAATGCATCTTCTTTAGGTTTGCTATTTTTACCCTGTCGTCTACTGATCATTCATCCACACTGTGTGTCTCATCAATGCAGGTCATTTATGACAAATGTATAAAGTACACGTTTTATAAACTCATGAACACCAGCCAGTTTATCAGCCGGTTTTATTAGTTTAGGTGTATTATACTTCTTCGCCACCAGAGGGGGACCTTGAGTAATATTTCAGGTTAATTTGATAATTTTTTGATACTAAAATGGATGACAGTTTATTCTGATGTAGTGAATATGAGACACATggaaataatgtatttatttttcttaTTGTATATTATGAATTAGTAGGAATTGTTAAATCCACCATACGATCACAATAACTTTGATAGACATTTCAACTGTTTTTTTGTTAGTATATTACAGGGCAGATTAATGTAGAATTGCTGTGGGAGTGCTATTTATATCCCGTCACTACTGATCATTCATCCATACTGTGTGTGTCCCATCATTACAGCTTTGGAAATAAATTAACTATCCATCCATTGCACCTTCCTGTGTTGACTCACTGACTTGAGAGACCAGGAAGGTCACACTCGCTCAATAGGTTGTTATCGAGCTCAAGCTTCACCTCATATGAACTGTGTGGTTGTGTTATCTACTGGGAACGCGTTCGCACGGTAGGCTCTGGGGCTTTCTTGCCGTGGGATCAAAACGACAGAGGAAATCAACCTGCTTGCtcctttttgttttgtcaacttTTCAATGGGGATGTTATGTTTGATACCGGAGGTACGAGGCACGCGTCCAAATCGCTCAGCAGTAAACTTCAAAGCAGTGTGCTGATGCCTGTATCACTTTATCAGCAGCATGTCATCAATGACGTCTGAGGCTTCGTTTCATCGATCAACCACCTGATTGGTTTGGTATTGGGCTTGTTTGACTCTGTAGGCGACTGCCAACTGACTGATCTTCAAATCACCTTACATCATAAATAACGACTCATTATTATTTAAGCAGTGTGTCCCTTTATCAGCATTGATCAATGACTTTTGAAGATGAATTTTCTCCCATCATTCTCTATGTCTCTGATCTTTTGAACTGCAAACACGTTTACGTTTTGTTAGTTTGGTTCAAAATGGTCTCGGTGCTGGttggttttttgttgttgttgatacaATTGTCTGGAAAGCTTTGTTTCAGGAAGCTTTGTTTCCCCATCACTACTTTTCAGCATGTTTTCTGTGAATTAGACTACGGGAGTTTTGTAAATTTTCCGGTAGTTGGTCTCTGCTGACCATAACCGCGCTGGTTGGTTATGCCGTTTAGGCTAATAGCTAGTTGGCTAAATAGCTGCATATAGCTAACGTTATCTGGCTGGCTAAGATAAGAGCATATAGCTAACATTCTTTGATATTTGGTTAGATGGTGTTATATTTTCCAAAACGTTGGTTTACTTTAAACACTCAAGTAATGAGTGCAAACGATTAGTTTAATTTAAAGTTCTACATTTTAAATGATTTCGGTTGTAGTTTACATCATAGGGACTAGGCTGGTCCTCCATATTACTTCACACCTGACTTTGGCATTCtcctgaattctgattggtttAATGTAATAACTCCAAATATACAACTGTGAGGTGTTACTTTGCAGTGggaaaaatattttatttatctttttataaacaatacaaaacatacaaaggacaacatcatacaaacatgaagtacatcacacctgcccagacccactagaacacacctccatctccattaactacatcacacctgcccagacccactagaacacacctccttctccattaactacatcacacctgtccAGACCCACaaaaaacacacctccatctcccttaACGACATCACACCTCCAACTGTCAGTTGGTTGCATGAATAACTATGATTACTAAATGTTACataattgtaaatatgaattatCAAAACCAAATGTACACCGCTTTGTTAATATGTATTGGCAATACTTCACTTAATGGTGAGGCATggaataataaaacatgtatatTTTGTCAGGCCTGATgtttgaaatatgaggtgatttCAGTCATGCTTCTTCAGTAGTGGAATTAAGACAATTAGCACTTGAATGTTGTCAAGAAATACAGGAGTGATGTTAGATTGTTAATAACATTGATTATAGACTCAATTTATTATACTGCGTCCAGGCTGCAAGTACGTTGAAATTAAGTTGTTTTCAAGTCATTGAAAAAAAACGACCCAAAAAGACATCTTAACTTTCACTTTCAACCAAACATATTGGACTTCGGGCATCTTTTTAATGACATTTTGGGGTGTCCAAATCGATAACCAATACGCATTAACAGTTTGATAAATTGAAAATCATAAAATTTAAACAAACGTGCAACAATAATCATTTTACTTTTTAAAACAAGCTCCACAAGCACCAGAAACACTGTTATTTTGACAGTAGCAATAAATCACTGATATCGATTAGAAATCAGGTTGTACATGATGTTGGAacgaacacacacaaaaaaaacacctggaaatgggagatatcttttacctcactggttagaggacaacctgCAGAAGACAGTCAGCTACATTTTGGAGTGATGCATTTAAATGTAGGGGTCGCTAAACAAAGGAACGCAACACTTATTTGTCATCACTCATCGATATCACGTTGAAATCAATTGTGccgagaggggagagatgaggctGCAAGTCCTGTTAAAACTAACGCAGCAAAAACCACACGGAATCTGGGAATAATGTGTACAccactggttagaggacaattAGGAGAAAACAGCCAGatacattttgaagtgttgcatATTGAATGAGGTGGGTCACCAACGTGGTCAGTGGAACAACTCTTTTTTTGTTAGTCACTTTTTGTGACCAATTCAGGCCTAGATTTCCCCCCTGAGGCTAATATCCATATCATGTtgaaatcaatagaacagggGACAAACATTTAGGGTTCTACATTGTGACGTCATTAAAATACTTCctctacaatgttaaaacattctacattgtgacattatttcattgatatcatgaaacaactccttcaactatgtattttctgatgtttaatcagagatcttttatcagagtatctcttgtcacattgatcacagctatgaggtttctctcctgtgtgtgttctctgatgtgaTACCAGGCTGTttgactgagtaaaactcttcccacattgagtacagctataaggattctgtcctgtgtgtgttctctggtgcaaAGTCAGCTGgctagatgtagtaaaactcttcccacagtgatcacagctgtaaggtttctctcctgtgtgtgttctctggtgtattgtCAGACGACCAGATGAAagaaaactcttcccacactgatcacagttataaggtttctctcctgtgtgtgttctctggtgtactaTCAAGCTGCTTGagtgagtaaaactcttcccacattgagtacagctATAGGGTTTCTCTActttgtgtgttctctggtgagaTTTTAAATGTCCTGAAGaaacaaaactctttccacagtcagagcagctaaaaggtttctctcctgtgtggattctcTGATGTCTTTTAAGGTCTGCCGAGGAGGTGAAtttcttcccacagtcagagcagcaaaaaggtttctctccagtgtgactTCTCTGGTGTAGTTTCAGTGAATCTGATCTTAagtaactcttcccacagtcagagcagcagtgagttTTCGTTTTGGGTCTCCGCTGGGGTTTCTTCAGGTGTTTTGATCTGGTTGCGGAGAGACTCTTCACTTTCTTGTCAGCAtcatgatgttgttgaggctccccagaggatccacgattggcccgtctctctcctgtgtgaacaacaaagtcagaTGATTAAAGGCCAACAACAGCAGAAGTCCACTGTAAAAGGTGATGCCAACAGCGTAGCCATGATGTTGTACAACAATTGTCTCTAATGAATGATTATTTGACAATGGACTgcactgttttttttgtgttttttttaatttttttaaatcacatgaGAAGTAACATCGACGAGTGTAGGCGAGAAAGTTATTACAGTTGCTGAACCCCTAAGCAGTGTGCCAGACGACTGTCGCCCCTTTCTAAAATTGCCGCACAATTGCCATATGTTCAGTTGAGGTCggatgtttaaatgtatttggctaaggcatgtaaactcagtttttcacaattcctgacattttaatcctagtaaaaattccctgttttaggtcagttaggatcaccactttatttttatgaatgtgaaatgtcagaataatagtagagagaatgatttatttcagcttttatttctttcatcacattcccagtgggtcagaagtttacacccactcaattagtatttggtagcattgcatttaaattcctcctgacagagctggtgtaacggagtcaggtttgtaaggcctccttgctcacacacactttttcagttctgcccacaaacctTCCatgggattgaagtcagggctttgtgatggtcactccagtaccttgacaatgtcaaaacaccagtctcaacgatgctggccttcgaggcagagttgcaaacaaaatgccatatctcagactggccaataaaataaaataaattaagattggcaaaagaacacagatactggacagaggaactctgggaaTTCAAGCTACCCATGTTTACTATTATAATAAATAAACTTTTACTGTTAAAATAAATGGAAAATCTAAATACAAATGACAGATTTCTCAGGCATTTATTTTGTGGATGTATCGAAACCGTCTAGAATGCATCCacgatgtcataatgatagtttaaccaggtttctaggttatatagtatattctagaatgcATCCacgatgtcataatgatagtttaaccaggtttctaggctatatagtagaggtcgaccgattatgatttttcataCCGATTATTGCAGGACCttaaaaaaaagccgataccgattaatcggccgatttaaaaataaaaataaatgatttgtagtaatgacaattacaacaatactgaatgaacacttattttaacttaatataatacatcaataaaatcaatttagcctcaaataaataatgaaacatgttcaatttggtttaaataatgcaaaaacaaagtgttggagaagaaagtaaaagtgcaatatgtgccatgtaagaaagctaacgtttaagttccttgctcagaacatgagaatatgaaagctggtggttcctataccatgagtcttcaatattcccaggtaagaagttttaggttgtcgttattataggaattataggactatgtCCCTCTATACCATTAGtctttcattaacctttgactattggatgttcttataggcactttagtattgccagtgtaacagtatagcttccatccctctcctcactcctacctgggcttgaaccaggaacacaacgacaacagccaccctcaaagcagcgttacccatgcagagaaaggggaaaaactactccaagtctcagagcgagtgacgtttgaaactctattagcgcgcactctgctaactagctagccatttcacatcggttacaccagcctcatctcggaaTTGATtggcttgaagcacagcgaagagcttcTGGCAAagcgcaggaaagtgctgtttgaatgaatgcttacgagcctgctgctgcctaccaccgctcagtcagactgctctatcaaatcatagacttaattataatataataacacacagaaatacgagccttaggtcattaatatggtcgaatccggaaactattatCTCGAATACAAGACGtatattctttcagtgaaatacggaaccgttccgtattttatcgaacagGTGAGTCTAAATAtccctgttacattgcacaaccttcaatgttatgtcataattacgtaaaattctggcaaattaggcggcccaaactgctgcatatacactgactctgcgtgcaatgaatgcatgagaagtgacacaatttcacctggttaatattgcctgctaacctggatttcttttagctaaatatgcaggtttaaaaatatatacttctgtgtattgattttaagaaaggcattgatgtttatggttaggtacacattggagctacgatacgcactgcatcgattatatgcaacgcaggacacgctagataaactagtaatatcaaccaatcaaccacgtgtagttaactagtgattatgattgattgattgtttttttacaagataagtttaatgctagctagcaacttaacttggcttctactgcattcgtgtaacaggcagactcctcgtggagtgcaatgtaatcaggtggttagagcgttggactagttaactgtaaggttgcaagattgaatccctcgagctgacaaggtaaaaatctatcgttctgcccctgaacgaggcagttaacccaccgttcctaggccatcattgaaaacaagaatgtgttcttaactgacttgcctagttaaataaagattaaataaaggtgtaaaaaaatattttaaaataataaaaatcggccaaatcggtgtccaaaaataccgatttccgattgttatgaaaacttgaaatcggccctaattaaatcagccattccgattaatcggtcgacctctagtaccgTCACGCCACTGTTCCGTATCATACAGAACCGTGAGTTTTGTGAACCGTGAAACACACGGTGCGGCACGATACCGCGACACCACAGTACTGTTCGGTACGATACGGTTTAGGGACATCAACAATATCTATACACACACTACCGGtctaaagttttagaacacctact harbors:
- the LOC135529984 gene encoding gastrula zinc finger protein XlCGF17.1-like, whose protein sequence is MSSPSYSPPDEEEEEVCWTEKEGLWLNVVVKEENEEEDITVTKVEEEQDVTVKEEEEVTVLGVKEKGEITVTLEEEETGDRINTRERRANRGSSGEPQQHHDADKKVKSLSATRSKHLKKPQRRPKTKTHCCSDCGKSYLRSDSLKLHQRSHTGEKPFCCSDCGKKFTSSADLKRHQRIHTGEKPFSCSDCGKSFVSSGHLKSHQRTHKVEKPYSCTQCGKSFTHSSSLIVHQRTHTGEKPYNCDQCGKSFLSSGRLTIHQRTHTGEKPYSCDHCGKSFTTSSQLTLHQRTHTGQNPYSCTQCGKSFTQSNSLVSHQRTHTGEKPHSCDQCDKRYSDKRSLIKHQKIHS